The window agagaaccatatgaagtcttacaacaagtcactccaatgaactagttatcataactagtatccacatttaactctcgacatctcaaTGTCTCCAACTAGTAAGAAATAGCTACTTggtcgaaccaaggagtataactcatgctagtcttacataattgatgatgtctgaatgcacCAATTCAATGACTGTAAAAAtttcaatacgttcataattacacatgtagagataatcacaagttgtaatccaatcacaaattctcttatGCTATGAATTGTCTTGCAGACACACTACTACAAAAAAGTTAAAAGACAACGGATAAAATCCGTTGTCATTGACACTCCAAAATCGTTGTAACTAATGGTGTTGTTAAAGGTACCCTCAACGATAATGGcttttaaactgttgtcttttaataaCAACAATAACAGTTTCGCAATgtttaaaaattgttgtcttttaaaTTCAATAGACAATAGTTCTGTAATGATTTTAAACTATTATATTTTAATACCATaaacaaataaaagataaatgaaaatcaaatctacatcaatcaataatatattattaaataaacaaccaatataagtatacaaattatcatccttacacttctataacaaacataattactcgcacacaaagaaattttaattagaagATACTCAAAACAACTCCTTTAGActacatcttattgcatgaacttaaaggatcttggtagatgctacttatcctcttaccttgaatgttctttatgttagagtgtatactaaaagtctagctttttgtaaataattattttgaaataagaatcacattggtcaaatgtctacatttatgctaagtgtagttgtccgtttaatttatattgtagataacatggtgtgaggagacacacagaagttcatgttatcaattccttataaattataaatagttgctcacaaccaagatggaatggggcaaaccattggagtggttgtagtgtaattaggtattagtttatcttgactaataaattacactagtacactatgagtgtattgagcaggaccatttgaggtagtttctttttatactaactatataaaagaacaaaatctctattattatggaagtgtgtactcttaatcatgatataataaaaagcacgtatatttaatatttatttctttaatttatcaaagggtgtgatttagctcgttaaaccaataggcccgataagttgggaaatggtattatttatatggtgtgttgttgattatagaatgaaattgtgtcctagtaatctaggttgatgatgtcctcttgagaagctcataaggattgtcatgtaaaccttacaggtggacttaatccaacatgacgataaggttgagtggtactactcttggagctagatattaattaagtgagttgtcaataactcatttaattagtgggcattcaatatcttaaacacagggagactaacacactcataataagaatgagcccatattataatatgggattggtgcggtagtgcaataataactctttagtggtatgagttattattgatgaacttgagtcgggtgttcgaggcgaacacgggaagctcaagctcatcgggagaccaaaaccaattcctcctctaggtccctattgtagactCTTATATAAAGCCatatatccacccaaagcttagcttcttaaggctcaagctagggtcggccaagccttgcttggagaccaagcaaggggtcggccaagctaagcttagagcccaagctagggccagccaagccttgcttggtacccaagaaaggggtcatccacacacaagaagaagtaagttttattttttgtaaaatctttccttttatagagatccataaaaagaaataaaagggagtttttattttgtcaaaaactttccttttatgttggttttaaaagagagttttaaattttaaattttaaaatctttccttttataactttttacaaaggaataaaagagagatttgaaacctttccttatttgtagttatctataatgtgaaagaaagattttaatttttgttataaaactttccttttttgaaaccatgttttatttaaatcttatcttttatagatatccataaaaggatttaaaagagagagattttaatttataaaacattccttttataactatccacaaaagagattttaaaagagagattttaattttttttgtttaaaatctttccttgcttggagaacaagcttGTGTCCggccatgatatgataagaaaggaagttttattttttattacaaaacttttcttttttgccaagtccaaggaatataaaagagaaggagggggtgcctcacccaataagacatcttctattcctctctattcttccttggtggtcgacccttgctctttctcttctctccttttgttttctctcttaaAGGTCGGCGGTATCAATtggtggtgatctcttggtggctggttgcttgaaggagaagaagaagagaaggaagttctcttgtctagcatcccttgaaggatagttggtggtcggatcttggaagctttggaagaagcttgggtggactacctcttggaagatcgtcactcacacgacgttcaagagaaggagaggaatacaatagaagatcaagaggtctataagctacgaaaggtataactaattattagtttccacatcatgactagttcatccttttgtatagatcttgtaaaaccaaacacaagaggttatcggttttaagttatcatttttgttatcaattttatttttcgatttcatgtttcgataatgtgtttctaatgaggtctctatagttaaatctagtttactgtaagaagttaaatatccaatttctctgtgaggctttgtctaggaagtggtggatgatcccatacccaagaaggcctagtgcctcaccatgtttaacctggaagctgatcttagaaatagatatttgataacttctgtaatatggtttaacttaggaagatcacatcggttgaacttggggtaagaatgttaagtttcgttcccaatccaagtttaacttctaaaggaaaatttggattaataatgttaggcatcgtttgcaatccaaatgtaactttagtagagcacatgagtagctaggatagttctatacttgtataaatttttatacaggggaactaggacggtattctgagtagcaaccaacaattggtatcatagctagGTTTTAacttctgtgtgtttggttttagtttaattatgcacatgtcatacatattttaggcaggataatagtagaatgtgcaaatagattaactctgtggttgcaagctccaactattatggcctattgtgattgtgtgtgattggaccctcagacatgtcgaggccattttatgtgtgtgcatgattgtatgtattaaatacagtaagagctgtattagttttaggattttacattattgttcgatctagactctatgtacattcctttgtgaaatataggatcgatatatgtaaaaaaaaaaaaattaccacggatcatatccttgcgaggcatggtactatttgagcaccagaagcgcagcggaaaaagtggcaagatagatgcgacgactagacctgattgcggtggctaaagatggcagcagctagggttggcagcacacggaggacagtgatggaaaaatgtcataatagttggaaaattatttttccatatttattatctttatttgttgtgatgtgtgtgtgtgcatgataaaatcctcatcttaaataactaagtgggagagagatttataactaaatttcacggtctccattactggtttgtaagtaatgcaacaaacttgtgcgttggctctgagtgcctccctccacatcggatgagtttgtttgtgaatcactatatcaaatttcctttatggatggttataggaaattatttaggagtgtgtgatcttctccaactgaaggggcacaatcatatttaatggactaagtatcaagtaatggtatacacttaggcgcatttaatagtatcctccccatcggagtcactgctattatttgtgtgaccaaacgaataccaactattaattttatttatcataaagttaggatgacaagaataaaattaatgggtaaaatctcctcttacaaatgtttgaatttgtatacgtccacactaacgtggcatacaaaattcacggtgctttgaggtgttggtaaatttaaataatattatttcagaactcaatattattctaaattctaaagtcttgaccaaaacttattttgtgattcttaggatgactttcaacccactggctattattctgaaagagaacaaacttacttgtcccaattacatagattggaaaagaaacctggacattatcctaactgctgaaggctataagtttgtactgttagaggtctgccctgatgtgcctaatagtgattctagtgaagaggagattgagtatcataagaaatggataaaggcagatgagatggtgtagtgttacattttggcttcaatgtcaaatgtgctgcaacatcagcatcaggacatgccaactgcctataacatgatgagcaatctcaaggaactcttcgaacaccagaatcgggctgttaggcaagaggcaatgagaaacttaatgacagccaccatgaaagaggggacacccgtaagggatcatatcctcaagataatGGCTTACTTgcacgagatacaaatccttggagctgaaatcaatggggaaacccaggtcgatattattctccaaacgctatccaaaagttttgagcagttccgcctgactacaatatgaataaaaggatttattcattgccAGAACTATTGAcaaaacttcaggcagcagaaggcatatttcatcataattatcaaattcactttgctgaaaatgtttctacttctaagtcgaaaggcaagaagaagaataagaaacaagatggctcggtaaagaaagtgaatcaatctctaggtactggactaaaagcaggagtgaagaagccgaagggcaaatgcttcatttgcaagcagtctggacattggaaggcggactgtcctcataggcaagagaacaataaaggtatatcttattctctagtagttgaaatatgtttagcggtcactacaagaaaaaagcctaacaacaacggtttttcaccgttgtcgtagcctctttcggactgttgttaaaggccatgttgttaaaaggggtgcccaaagacaacagtttttaaccgttgtctttgaaggcaaagacaacagttttacaatggtgaaaaaccgttgtcttttccttcaaagacaacagtttttcaccgttgtctttgagcgtcttcctttaataacagggtctttaacaacagttttaaactatctacgacaacggtgaaaaaccgttgtcttttttagataaaaaatataaaaaattaatacacaattttccaatattataaatcattcaaaatactaaatttcaaaataaaatttaatatacaattttctaacactcaaaaataatatctataacattctgaagaaatttcataagcaaccaacaaaatttcataagcaaccaacaaaatgataacactattaaaacaaaggtagaacactataacacgagattttctaatcTGTTTTGACTGTTGAACTTTTGCTCCTAATATGTTTCAAGGACCGCAGCGCTGCTACGGTGCTCTTCATGTATAAGCTCTGCATATATTTAATCTTCTCCAACTCCGGAACCCTCCCACCTAATTGTGCCGGCTTTGGCACTCCATTTTGTCCGTCGCATTCTGCTGAAATTGACAGGTTGTTGCTAGGGAAAAGGTGGTCGAGCATAGCCACACACTCCTTCACGAGTTTGTATAGGGGATCAGTTGTAAAGAATGGCTGCTGCAGCACCTTTTCGATGAAGGGCTGCCTGATAAGTGCTCCTGTTCTCTTGTCATACTTCTTCAGTATTTTCACTATACCTGAATTCAtcacaacaagaataataaaccatctaaatgagtgcacaaatttaaaaaaaaaaaaaagaaccagaAGAAAGGACAGAACAGTTAATCAATAACACTCAGATAATTGTAAACTATAATTAGGCTCTGATCATGACTATGCTAACATGAGTTTCCTTGTTAACAAATTGAGAAATAATGGTTTGGAGATATTAACAAACAAGACATGTAATATCTAAAACAAATGGGAGAGTTTGATACCTAAATAAAATCAACCTTGTTCAGTCAATGTAAAATCAGTTAAACTGCATTGGTAGTAGGCAAATAACATAAAATTTTCTGTTGTGGAAGTTATAATGAGAGTGGATTGATTGTTTCACCAATGACAAGAGAAATATTACTGtgtgatttgaagaagaaatccaaacatCTATTCTGCTGAATGCTAATTTATCATAACCTAGCAAAACAAATTTACCAAGCTACTCCAACGCCCTTCTTAATCAATCTGATCAATTAGTAAGCATGATTGTAGAATAAAACCCATAAATTGCCTCTGAAGCGAAAGTGCTAAGTTTATACTGGACTGAATGTAATTCATACACCATATGGATTGTTTGCAATGAAAATTACAAgctccaaaaaaaaaacaaaggtttgGAACATAAAGGGATATCAATCCATCACAACTTAGATTGTTTggaggaaaatttggattaataatgttaagcatcatttccaatccaaatttaactttagtagagcacatgggtagctaggatagttctatgcttgtacaaatttttttataggagaactaggacggtattccgagtagcaaccaacactttgcTCATTGGTGTTAACCATCTTCTCGCTTAAATCCCAGAGCTTTGTTGCTAGTTCTTCATACTTGGCATGGTTACTCGTATCCTCCTCATTGCAATCGCCGAAGTACTTGCCAGTCACACCCTTGAGGTTAAATGTAATCCTTCAGGTCAACTCCATTATAGCCAGTGCACTCAGTAAGTTTCTTGCTCTACAAATTAAAGAGAGTTTAGTTCTTGACACAATATAGTTATGACATAGATCTATCTCAAATAGTTATCTTACCCAAGGATGGCTTTTTGCATCAATGGTGTATCTAGAAACAAAGACAACTGAAGCAGCAACTAGAGAAGGCAAGAATCTGAGGCTTCCATGATCCAGCAAGCTCAACTAGAAAATGTCCTAGAACAAGGAACTAGATGATTGTTATGGTCAACTAGCTGTGATTCAAAAGTATCAAAAGAAATACAAtgtaaatcaaacatttgtatccataaataacaattattaataataaaaatacacaTCACACCTCAACCAATCAAAGAGTAACAAGGAGCAAGTCCAACATAATTTTAAGCATCAATATGAACTTGTGGAGTACATATTGTTTGAAGGAATGTTTAATGAGTTAAAAATATAAGCATTTTGAAGACATAATTTACCAAAGAAAACTTGAAACATAAAAATCTATGGTACCTTTAGTAGAatattcttcatcaaatattgtCTTTCCAATCCTAGCCAAAGCCTCCTCTTCAAAGTGCTCTCATCCTTCCACTAAAATACTTAGATACTTGTAAATATTACTTTATATCATCAGTTTCATGTTTTCCAATTCATCttgagaaaaattattttcatccaTAAACTTAGCTTCTTCAAATGATCaagcaattaaaaaaaattaaatgaccaTCAATGATTTTAGGATTTCTCGAGAGTAGACTTTTCTAAGACACTAGAGTGCTAGCAGTAGCAGAATCATTGCAAAAGTAATCAAGCAGAAGTTAGAAAAACATAGAGCAAATTAAATAAGCTACTATTTTTTTGCATTTAAAAGATTGAAATGATTAATTCCTAAAATATATGTTGCTTCATTAAGATTTACACGCTTGAtcaatgttaaaaaaatatttgtattCCTATAAGAGTAGTTGCTTAAATGAAAGACATTCCTATTTTGAAGATTCCATATACTCTTCAGATGGATGCAGGATTAGAATTGAACATAGAAACTttattgaaatttgttaattagaaATTATACAAAAGCCTAATTAAGTTATATTGAGTCATAATTATTACTAATCTTATTAAAGATCGATTTATACAGAGGTATCTGGAACATACATCTTCTGGCAGTGGAGTTCACGGAAGGTGAGTAATTGCTTCCTCGGTGGAGACGGCGAGTAGCGATGGCAAGGGAGAGGAGAGGCGGAGAGGCTTAGAGTTAGAGGAGCGGAGCATGCCACGGCAAGGAGCGGCATCATGGCAAAACGAAGGAAGGCAAAGGTAGATCAGTTTAATCGTGAGAGGAGTTTCATCAGCGTTGAGGCCAAGAAGTCAAAGAACGTGAGAGGAATCATAGGGAAGGGTTGAACACCTCATCGTCGAGTTGAGGGAGTCGAACGCCTCACCATCGATTTGCCGAAGAAGCGCCGAGGCCGATGGAGGTGAGTCTTTGACGAAGGAAGGGAGGGGTTTTGGCCATCGGGACTTTGTGAAATATTTAGGTTtaagaaaattaatattttaaccaAAATATCTGTTGTCTTGAACAAAAAAGTTGAAAAAGACAATGATTGGAAAAACCGTTATCTTAGCCCTTGTAACAACAATTAAACACAATAGTTTTAAAAATCTATTGTCGTAGCCCCTCAAATTaacgctaaaagacaacggtttttcaaaacccgttgtctttgtaaaaaaaaactcaaaaagaCAACCGTTTTTGTTAAGACAATTGTTAAAGGCTCTAAAGCAATAATTTTTCCTCAAACCTGTTGTCTTTTAACTGTTGTTGATTGCAGATTTTCTTATAGtgacatttagtaaatgagtttaagactattcaaacatataatatgcacttaaatggtgaatctatatttatcaaataaatagtaaaaagtcataaggtgattgccttaggataTTCCTTAAAATCTAACATGAACTTCTCTTGTCTTTCCTCATGATTGATTGAAAATTTTCCAATCGGGACGAAGGGGGCCTTCACGAGAtgagtctgttgcaccttaaCACTTTTTGTGGCCATCTCAACAAAAATGAATTCTATTTTAAGATTTTTGGAAAATCTTACTAGAGATAGAAGAGTAATCTGAATTGAAATTATGAATCAAATCAAACTTATCTGTTGAGTTGACCTGAGTTGATAATCTCAGGTTGCCAAGCAGGGAAGGAAGAGCTGCTTAGAATGGCTGAGTTGGTTGAAAACTAGGCTCCCTTATATGCTAGAGTATAGACTCTTGAGTGCAGAGTCTGAGTGCAGACGCCTAACTACAGAGTCCGAGTGCA is drawn from Zingiber officinale cultivar Zhangliang chromosome 1B, Zo_v1.1, whole genome shotgun sequence and contains these coding sequences:
- the LOC122042368 gene encoding SPX domain-containing protein 2-like — protein: MPLLAVACSAPLTLSLSASPLPCHRYSPSPPRKQLLTFRELHCQKMYVPDTSLSLLDHGSLRFLPSLVAASVVFVSRYTIDAKSHPWGVTGKYFGDCNEEDTSNHAKYEELATKLWDLSEKMVNTNEQSVGIVKILKKYDKRTGALIRQPFIEKVLQQPFFTTDPLYKLVKECVAMLDHLFPSNNLSISAECDGQNGVPKPAQLGGRVPELEKIKYMQSLYMKSTVAALRSLKHIRSKSSTVKTD